Proteins encoded together in one Larus michahellis chromosome 4, bLarMic1.1, whole genome shotgun sequence window:
- the SOCS4 gene encoding suppressor of cytokine signaling 4 isoform X2, translating to MAENKDANIKNADVRPKSSRSRSADRKDGYVWSGKKLSWSKKSEHSSDAETASAAGRSGSSLRSQERKYSCSSIELDLDRSCGHRFLGRSLKQKLQDAVGQCFPIKNCSSRHASGLPSKRKIHISELMLDKCPFPPRSELAFRWHLIKRHTAPISPKTEDWIIADLSQQEEKEDQLRDDEIANGGMDSPSPSCDFTDSGSSRGDSRSELVTGRVVRSSKDESDMDSDDEVITLCTSSRKRNKPKWETDDELLRMETPPKYHTQIDYVHCLVPDLLQINNNPCYWGVMDKYAAEALLEGKPEGTFLLRDSAQEDYLFSVSFRRYSRSLHARIEQWNHNFSFDAHDPCVFHSPDITGLLEHYKDPSSSL from the exons ATGGCTGAAAATAAGGACGCTAATATTAAAAACGCAGATGTGAGACCCAAAAGCAGCCGGAGCAGAAGCGCAGATAGAAAGGATGGTTACGTCTGGAGTGGAAAGAAGCTCTCCTGGTCTAAAAAGAGTGAGCACTCTTCTGATGCAGAAACAGCAAGCGCCGCAGGAAGATCAGGTAGTAGTTTAAGGAGCCAAGAGAGGAAATACAGCTGCTCATCTATCGAGCTGGATCTGGACCGTTCGTGTGGTCACAGGTTTTTAGGCCGATCTCTCAAACAGAAGCTGCAAGATGCTGTGGGGCAGTGCTTTCCCATAAAGAATTGCAGCAGTCGGCATGCCTCAGGACTGCCATCGAAAAGAAAAATTCATATCAGTGAGTTAATGCTAGATAAGTGTCCTTTCCCTCCGCGCTCAGAGCTAGCTTTTCGGTGGCACTTGATCAAAAGACATACAGCTCCTATAAGTCCAAAAACAGAAGACTGGATAATTGCTGATTTAtcccagcaggaggaaaaggaggatcAGCTGCGAGACGATGAGATTGCCAACGGGGGAATGgactctccctccccatcctgcgACTTTACTGACAGCGGTTCCTCTAGGGGTGATTCGAGGTCTGAGTTGGTGACAGGTAGGGTGGTAAGGAGCAGTAAAGATGAGAGCGATATGGACTCCGATGACGAAGTTATAACACTGTGCACAAgttctagaaaaagaaacaagcccAAATGGGAAACGGATGACGAGCTTCTCCGGATGGAAACGCCTCCGAAATACCATACGCAGATTGATTATGTCCACTGCCTAGTCCCAGACCTCCTCCAGATCAATAACAATCCCTGCTACTGGGGAGTCATGGATAAATATGCAGCTGAGGCCCTGCTAGAAGGAAAGCCAGAGGGAACATTTTTGTTACGAGATTCTGCCCAAGAAGACTACTTGTTCTCTGTGAGCTTCAGGCGCTACAGTCGTTCCCTCCACGCGCGGATAGAGCAGTGGAATCACAACTTCAGCTTTGATGCCCACGATCCTTGTGTCTTCCATTCTCCTGACATCACGGGACTCCTAGAGCACTACAAAGATCCAAGTTCCT ccttgTAG
- the SOCS4 gene encoding suppressor of cytokine signaling 4 isoform X1 — MAENKDANIKNADVRPKSSRSRSADRKDGYVWSGKKLSWSKKSEHSSDAETASAAGRSGSSLRSQERKYSCSSIELDLDRSCGHRFLGRSLKQKLQDAVGQCFPIKNCSSRHASGLPSKRKIHISELMLDKCPFPPRSELAFRWHLIKRHTAPISPKTEDWIIADLSQQEEKEDQLRDDEIANGGMDSPSPSCDFTDSGSSRGDSRSELVTGRVVRSSKDESDMDSDDEVITLCTSSRKRNKPKWETDDELLRMETPPKYHTQIDYVHCLVPDLLQINNNPCYWGVMDKYAAEALLEGKPEGTFLLRDSAQEDYLFSVSFRRYSRSLHARIEQWNHNFSFDAHDPCVFHSPDITGLLEHYKDPSSCMFFEPLLSTPLNRTFPFSLQHICRTVICNCTTYDGIDALPIPPSVKLYLKEYHYKSKVRVLRIDVPEQQS; from the coding sequence ATGGCTGAAAATAAGGACGCTAATATTAAAAACGCAGATGTGAGACCCAAAAGCAGCCGGAGCAGAAGCGCAGATAGAAAGGATGGTTACGTCTGGAGTGGAAAGAAGCTCTCCTGGTCTAAAAAGAGTGAGCACTCTTCTGATGCAGAAACAGCAAGCGCCGCAGGAAGATCAGGTAGTAGTTTAAGGAGCCAAGAGAGGAAATACAGCTGCTCATCTATCGAGCTGGATCTGGACCGTTCGTGTGGTCACAGGTTTTTAGGCCGATCTCTCAAACAGAAGCTGCAAGATGCTGTGGGGCAGTGCTTTCCCATAAAGAATTGCAGCAGTCGGCATGCCTCAGGACTGCCATCGAAAAGAAAAATTCATATCAGTGAGTTAATGCTAGATAAGTGTCCTTTCCCTCCGCGCTCAGAGCTAGCTTTTCGGTGGCACTTGATCAAAAGACATACAGCTCCTATAAGTCCAAAAACAGAAGACTGGATAATTGCTGATTTAtcccagcaggaggaaaaggaggatcAGCTGCGAGACGATGAGATTGCCAACGGGGGAATGgactctccctccccatcctgcgACTTTACTGACAGCGGTTCCTCTAGGGGTGATTCGAGGTCTGAGTTGGTGACAGGTAGGGTGGTAAGGAGCAGTAAAGATGAGAGCGATATGGACTCCGATGACGAAGTTATAACACTGTGCACAAgttctagaaaaagaaacaagcccAAATGGGAAACGGATGACGAGCTTCTCCGGATGGAAACGCCTCCGAAATACCATACGCAGATTGATTATGTCCACTGCCTAGTCCCAGACCTCCTCCAGATCAATAACAATCCCTGCTACTGGGGAGTCATGGATAAATATGCAGCTGAGGCCCTGCTAGAAGGAAAGCCAGAGGGAACATTTTTGTTACGAGATTCTGCCCAAGAAGACTACTTGTTCTCTGTGAGCTTCAGGCGCTACAGTCGTTCCCTCCACGCGCGGATAGAGCAGTGGAATCACAACTTCAGCTTTGATGCCCACGATCCTTGTGTCTTCCATTCTCCTGACATCACGGGACTCCTAGAGCACTACAAAGATCCAAGTTCCTGTATGTTCTTTGAACCGCTTTTATCCACTCCACTAAACAggacttttcctttctctcttcaaCATATATGTAGAACAGTTATTTGCAACTGTACAACTTACGATGGTATTGATGCACTTCCCATCCCTCCATCGGTGAAGCTGTATCTGAAGGAATATCATTATAAGTCGAAAGTTAGAGTACTCCGGATTGATGTCCCAGAGCAGCaaagctag